In Nocardioides daphniae, the DNA window GAGCAGGTGCGAGATGATCTCGATCGCCTCGACGAGCATCTCCTGCCGCACCCCGACCGAGGGCCACGCACCGACGACGTGCTCGTTGAGGTTCTCGCCCGACCCGAGCCCGAGGGTGAAGCGGCCGTCGCTCAGCAACCCCATGGTCGCGGCCTTCTGCGCCACAACGGCGGGGTGGTAGCGCCGCGTCGGACAGGTCACGAACGTCATCAGCCCGACGCGCTCGGTGGCCTGCGCGACCGCGCCCAGCACGCTCCAGGCGTACGGGGAGTGCCCCTGGCTCGCCAGCCACGGGAAGTAGTGGTCACTGCTCACCTCGAAGTCGAACCCGGCCGCCTCCGCGCCCTGGGCGTACCGCACCAGCTCGCGCGGTCCGGACTGCTCGGTCATCAACGTGTATCCCAGCCTCATGGGGGTCCGTTACCCCGGGAGCGCGCCCGGTACTCCCCCTCGTGCGCGCGACTCCGCCGGGCCTCCTGTCTGGACCAGTGGCCTCGCCGTCCCGCCGCTGCTTGACTGCCTCCCATGCTGCTGATGCTGGCCTGTGGGGGGCTGCTGGTCGTCGGGGTCGCGCTCGCGTGGCGGTGGCGTTGGGCTGCATCTTCCAGGCCAGGTGCACCACGACGTCCGCCCCGCGCAGCAAAGGCCTCAGGTCGTCGGAGGAGATGTCGACCGCCTGCCACGTGACGGACGTGGGCACTGCGTCGGGCGTGGGGGACGCCGTCTCCCCGGGGCAAGGACCTCACGCTCACCACCCGAGGCGACCTCGCTGCTGACCAGCGGGAGGGCACCCTTCGCGAGCACGCACCACGGCGCCGACTCCGAGGAGTCGACGCCGTGACGACAGGCGCTGGAAGAGCCGCAGGATCAGGGCTTGAAGACCACCTTCACCATGCCGTCCTCCTTCTTCTGGAAGTGCTTGTACGCCTGGGGCGCCTCGTCGAGCGGGAGGTGGTGGGTGGCGAAGGCGTCGACGCCGAACGGGTCGTCCTCGACCAGCATGGAGAGCAGCTCGTCGGTGTGGGCGCGCACGTTGGCCTGGCCCATCCGCAGCTGCACCTGCTTGTCGAACATCTGGAACATCGGCATTGGGTCGACCGCACCGCCGTAGACGCCCGAGAGCGAGACGGTGCCGCCGCGGCGTACGGCCTCGATCGCGGTGTGCAGGGCAGCGAGCCGGTCGATGCCGGCCTTCTTCATCATCGGCTCGGCGATCGCGTCGGGCAGCAGCCCCACGAACTTCTGCACGCCCTGGGCCACCGGGGACCCGTGGGCCTCCATGCCGACCGCGTCGATCACCGAGTCGGCGCCGCGACCGTCGGTCATCTCGCGGACGACGGCGGCGACCCCGCCGTCACCCTTCACCTCGTCGAAGTTGATCGTCTCCGCGCCGAAGGCCGCCGTGCGGGCGAGCCGCTCCGGCACCCGGTCGACGCTGATGACGCGGTGCCCGGCGCGTACGCCCATGCGTGCGGCCATGTCGCCGATCGGGCCCGCGCCGAGGACGAGCAGCGTGCCGCCGTCGGGGACGGCGGCGTACTTCAGGCCCTGCCAGGCCGTCGGCAGCACGTCGGAGAGGAAGAGGAACCGGTCGTCGGAGTGCTCGTGCGGCACCTTGACCGGGAGGAAGTTGCCGAACGGGACGCGCAGGTACTCCGCCTGACCGCCGGGCACCTGGCCGTAGAGCTTCGAGTAGCCGAAGAAGCTGGCGCCCGTGCCGTGCTCAGGGTTCTGCGTGGTCTCGCACTGGCTGAAGAGCTTCTGGTCGCACATCCAGCACGAGCCGCAGGAGACGTTGAACGGCACGACCACTCGGTCGCCCACCTTCACCTTCGTGACGTCGGCGCCGACCTCCTCCACGATGCCCATCGGCTCGTGCCCGACGATGTCGCCCGGCTCCATGAACGCGGCGAGCGTCTCGTAGAGGTGCAGGTCAGAGCCGCACAGGCCGGTCGAGGTGACGCGGATGATGATGTCGGTCGGCTCTTCGATGCGCGGGTCCGGCACCTCCGTGACCTGCATGTTGTGGTGCCCTGCCACGTCACTGCCTTCATGAGTCAACCACCTTCGAGTCGGGAGCGGGGCCACGGGACGAGCCCCTGCACAGGCACTAC includes these proteins:
- a CDS encoding alcohol dehydrogenase catalytic domain-containing protein, encoding MAGHHNMQVTEVPDPRIEEPTDIIIRVTSTGLCGSDLHLYETLAAFMEPGDIVGHEPMGIVEEVGADVTKVKVGDRVVVPFNVSCGSCWMCDQKLFSQCETTQNPEHGTGASFFGYSKLYGQVPGGQAEYLRVPFGNFLPVKVPHEHSDDRFLFLSDVLPTAWQGLKYAAVPDGGTLLVLGAGPIGDMAARMGVRAGHRVISVDRVPERLARTAAFGAETINFDEVKGDGGVAAVVREMTDGRGADSVIDAVGMEAHGSPVAQGVQKFVGLLPDAIAEPMMKKAGIDRLAALHTAIEAVRRGGTVSLSGVYGGAVDPMPMFQMFDKQVQLRMGQANVRAHTDELLSMLVEDDPFGVDAFATHHLPLDEAPQAYKHFQKKEDGMVKVVFKP